The Verrucomicrobium spinosum DSM 4136 = JCM 18804 genome includes a region encoding these proteins:
- the nrdR gene encoding transcriptional regulator NrdR, whose protein sequence is MRCPKCGTLEDKVIDSREAKDGSSVRRRRECLSCNHRFTTYEQVEHEELRVIKRNESRQPFSRAKLIDSMKKACGKRPVGIELLEHAADAIITEISAAGYREVPSRVLGVKVMQHLEAIDHISYVRYASIYREFQELGEFISEINSLETRVPRDVKQPELFRKM, encoded by the coding sequence ATGCGCTGCCCCAAGTGCGGAACTCTCGAAGACAAAGTCATCGATTCGCGTGAAGCGAAGGATGGCAGCTCGGTGCGCCGTCGCAGGGAGTGTCTTTCCTGCAACCATCGGTTTACCACGTATGAGCAGGTGGAACACGAAGAGCTGCGGGTGATCAAGCGCAACGAATCGCGGCAGCCTTTCAGCAGGGCAAAACTGATCGACAGCATGAAGAAAGCCTGCGGCAAGCGACCTGTCGGCATTGAGCTGCTGGAGCATGCCGCAGACGCCATCATCACCGAGATCAGCGCCGCTGGTTACCGTGAGGTACCCTCCCGCGTGCTCGGCGTGAAGGTGATGCAGCACTTGGAGGCCATCGACCACATCTCCTATGTGCGGTATGCCTCCATCTACCGCGAATTCCAGGAATTGGGTGAGTTCATAAGCGAAATCAACTCCTTGGAAACCCGGGTGCCACGTGACGTGAAGCAACCGGAGCTCTTCCGCAAAATGTAG
- a CDS encoding ADP-ribosylglycohydrolase family protein, with product MMEKTPGLESQIAGSLWGAVVGDALGVPAEFRSRQDLAQNPIVTMTGNGTHHQPPGTWSDDSSLIFCTVESLLECNHLVAQDMAERFLRWLRRGYWTPYGEVFDLGIATRQALARFAEGRPVARCGGREEFDNGNGSIMRLIPVSLWVCNTTPEEAVASSHLASIITHAHPRSQMVCGFFTIIVRGLYQQLSPLEALKQAWSQAEALYSTDEEFHNEWPALHKMHPDILPHMSESEVPSSGYCVHTLEAAVWTLLHTTNFEECVLRAVNLGEDTDTTGCVAGALAGLTYGIEAVPAQWTRALARHDDVTEIISRFTERLTRR from the coding sequence ATGATGGAGAAGACGCCAGGGTTGGAAAGTCAAATTGCGGGCTCCCTGTGGGGAGCCGTGGTGGGAGACGCCTTGGGAGTGCCGGCAGAGTTCCGCAGTCGCCAGGACCTGGCACAGAATCCGATCGTCACGATGACCGGCAACGGCACCCACCACCAACCACCCGGCACCTGGTCGGACGATTCCTCTCTGATCTTCTGCACGGTGGAGTCTCTGCTGGAGTGCAACCATCTGGTCGCCCAAGACATGGCCGAGCGCTTCCTGCGCTGGTTGCGCCGCGGCTACTGGACGCCCTACGGAGAGGTTTTCGACCTGGGCATCGCCACCCGTCAGGCGCTGGCCCGGTTTGCGGAGGGGCGCCCCGTGGCACGCTGTGGCGGTCGGGAAGAGTTCGACAATGGCAACGGCTCAATCATGCGCCTCATTCCCGTCTCACTCTGGGTCTGCAACACGACCCCAGAGGAGGCCGTCGCATCCTCCCACCTGGCGTCCATCATCACCCACGCCCACCCACGCTCACAGATGGTGTGCGGCTTTTTCACCATTATCGTCCGGGGCCTGTACCAGCAGCTATCACCCTTGGAAGCCTTGAAGCAAGCCTGGTCACAAGCCGAGGCTCTGTACTCCACCGATGAGGAGTTCCACAACGAATGGCCCGCACTGCACAAGATGCACCCAGACATCCTCCCCCACATGAGTGAGTCGGAGGTACCCAGCAGCGGCTACTGCGTCCATACCCTGGAGGCCGCTGTCTGGACCCTGCTGCACACCACCAACTTCGAAGAGTGCGTCCTGCGAGCCGTCAATCTCGGTGAAGACACGGACACCACTGGCTGCGTGGCCGGTGCCCTTGCGGGCCTGACTTACGGCATCGAAGCGGTCCCTGCACAATGGACCCGGGCTCTGGCCAGACATGATGATGTCACGGAAATCATCTCCAGGTTCACCGAAAGGTTGACCCGGCGTTGA
- a CDS encoding Crp/Fnr family transcriptional regulator — MKSILAPFQHLEIHSLPAGEIVMTQGEPHCRLLVLIEGAVEVIKDDVRVARSREPGAVFGELSLLLGGPHTATVRTTQSSSFYVLDDPTEFLRTHPEAAMELCRLLARRIDALNRYLVDVKRQFEGQEGHMGMIGDVLDTLMHHQPKASS; from the coding sequence GTGAAATCCATTCTCGCGCCGTTTCAGCACCTGGAGATTCACAGTCTGCCAGCCGGGGAGATCGTCATGACCCAAGGTGAGCCTCATTGTCGCTTGCTGGTGTTGATTGAGGGCGCGGTGGAAGTGATCAAGGATGACGTCCGCGTGGCTCGCTCGCGGGAGCCCGGCGCGGTCTTTGGTGAACTGTCACTGCTTCTAGGCGGCCCTCATACCGCCACGGTCCGCACCACCCAGTCTTCCTCATTTTACGTACTGGATGATCCAACGGAATTTCTCCGCACTCATCCAGAGGCGGCCATGGAGCTCTGCCGCCTGCTCGCCCGCAGGATCGACGCTCTCAATCGCTACCTGGTGGATGTGAAACGCCAATTCGAAGGGCAGGAAGGCCACATGGGCATGATCGGCGACGTGCTCGATACCTTGATGCACCATCAGCCGAAGGCTTCATCTTAG
- a CDS encoding ABC transporter permease: MSPTKNIIAVFKREFFSYFNSPLAYIILFIFVIAAMGFTFIVGGFLSSNNATLSGQGSFFMWHPWIYLVLVPAVGMRLWSEEQRLGTMELLATMPISPWHAVLGKYLAAASVWAIGLALTFPIILTVSYLGEPDPGPIISGYIASYLYALACLAITSAVSAFTRSQVICFIISVAICLLLFLFGFQQVVDFLLKVTPASLDGLVRFIAELCFMTHFYEMSKGLLVFDDVLYFLSVVGVCLGITHYAIQAKRA, from the coding sequence ATGAGTCCAACGAAAAACATCATTGCGGTTTTTAAGCGGGAATTCTTCTCGTATTTCAACTCGCCCCTGGCCTACATCATCCTGTTCATCTTCGTGATCGCCGCCATGGGTTTCACGTTCATCGTGGGAGGCTTCCTCTCCTCCAACAACGCCACGTTGTCGGGACAGGGCAGCTTCTTCATGTGGCATCCCTGGATCTACCTTGTGCTCGTCCCGGCGGTGGGGATGAGACTGTGGTCTGAGGAGCAACGCCTCGGCACCATGGAACTCCTGGCCACCATGCCCATCTCCCCGTGGCATGCCGTACTGGGCAAGTACCTTGCTGCAGCCTCGGTCTGGGCCATCGGTCTGGCACTGACTTTTCCGATCATCCTCACCGTCTCGTACTTGGGCGAACCTGATCCGGGCCCGATCATCAGCGGCTACATTGCCAGCTACCTGTATGCTCTGGCCTGCCTGGCCATCACCAGCGCGGTGAGTGCTTTCACACGGAGCCAGGTCATCTGCTTCATCATCTCGGTGGCCATCTGTCTGCTGCTCTTCCTCTTCGGATTCCAGCAGGTGGTGGATTTCCTCCTCAAGGTCACGCCAGCCAGTCTCGATGGCTTGGTGCGCTTCATCGCCGAGTTGTGTTTCATGACCCATTTCTATGAAATGTCCAAGGGCCTGCTCGTCTTCGACGACGTGCTTTACTTCCTCAGCGTCGTCGGCGTCTGCCTCGGCATCACCCACTATGCGATCCAGGCCAAGCGTGCCTGA
- a CDS encoding class I SAM-dependent methyltransferase, which translates to MKSASTPPPPHQLLTAHWPAYRLLDTGAGRKLEQWGTHIIQRDEPKAWWKPTLPKSEWQRAVNQLDAKTGVTVGGKEISWTLPLQDLQIRLRLTPGSRHVGAFPEMAPQWLWLQQKIRAMKDPKPKVLNLFGYTGIASVMAAAAGAEVVHVDASRPSLDWARENLEMNPKTTHSSTVRWMLDDAFAFVQREVRRGNQYAGILLDPPSYGKGPKGQIWKAEEQLHELLTTCKSLLREKDALFILTLYNLSISAYSVHNLLRQVFALPSPAIEIGELGLVDESAGNVLSLANYGRFAR; encoded by the coding sequence ATGAAGTCTGCCAGCACGCCCCCACCCCCGCACCAGTTGCTCACCGCCCACTGGCCCGCCTACCGGTTGCTGGACACGGGTGCAGGCAGAAAGCTGGAGCAATGGGGTACCCACATCATTCAGAGGGATGAACCCAAAGCCTGGTGGAAGCCCACTCTGCCCAAATCAGAATGGCAGAGGGCGGTGAACCAACTGGATGCGAAGACGGGTGTCACCGTCGGCGGGAAGGAGATTTCCTGGACCCTGCCCCTTCAGGATCTACAGATACGCCTCCGCCTGACCCCCGGCTCCCGTCACGTGGGGGCGTTTCCTGAGATGGCACCCCAGTGGCTCTGGCTTCAGCAGAAGATCCGGGCCATGAAGGATCCCAAGCCCAAGGTCCTCAACCTCTTTGGCTACACCGGCATTGCCTCTGTGATGGCCGCAGCCGCCGGAGCAGAGGTGGTCCATGTGGACGCCTCCCGCCCCTCTCTGGATTGGGCGCGAGAAAATCTCGAAATGAATCCCAAGACAACCCACAGCAGCACCGTCCGATGGATGCTGGACGATGCTTTCGCATTCGTGCAACGGGAAGTCCGGCGAGGGAACCAGTACGCTGGCATCCTGCTCGATCCTCCCAGCTATGGGAAGGGACCCAAGGGCCAGATTTGGAAAGCTGAGGAGCAACTCCACGAACTCCTCACCACCTGCAAGTCCCTGCTGCGGGAGAAAGATGCCCTGTTCATCCTGACGCTCTACAACCTCTCCATCTCCGCCTATTCCGTGCACAACCTGCTTCGCCAGGTCTTCGCCCTTCCCTCTCCTGCGATCGAGATCGGCGAGCTTGGTTTGGTGGATGAGTCAGCTGGCAACGTGCTGTCACTGGCCAACTACGGCAGGTTCGCACGTTGA
- a CDS encoding HIT domain-containing protein, with the protein MAGMTLFQKILAREIPATFIYEDDDCFAIKDINPQAPVHVLVIPKTVIPRVGDAVPADQGTLGTLLLAAGKIATQLGVNATDKGFRLVINHGRDAGETVPHMHVHLLAGRDLTWPPG; encoded by the coding sequence ATGGCGGGCATGACGCTGTTCCAAAAGATTCTGGCCCGCGAGATCCCTGCCACCTTTATTTACGAAGACGACGACTGCTTCGCGATCAAGGACATCAATCCCCAGGCACCCGTCCATGTGCTGGTGATCCCCAAGACGGTCATTCCCCGCGTCGGTGACGCCGTGCCTGCGGATCAGGGCACTCTGGGCACCCTCCTCCTCGCCGCTGGCAAGATCGCCACCCAGTTGGGAGTCAACGCCACAGACAAGGGCTTCCGCTTGGTGATCAATCACGGGCGCGATGCCGGTGAGACGGTGCCTCACATGCACGTGCACCTGCTGGCGGGTCGTGATCTGACCTGGCCTCCTGGTTGA
- a CDS encoding metallophosphoesterase family protein → MKLLITADLHYNLKQFDWLLRQVAEVDAMVLAGDFLDIGSYVTVDVQSQVVEKYLTRLVRDTRVMVSSGNHDVDQPEEGAAYAAAWMQDLRDSGIEVDGDCVEMGDVTVSICPWTMHPDQRAAALSGLRAAGAKRLGTWIWVHHAPPDHTPLSWTGKVHFGSPELQEWIEELKPDLVFSGHVHQAPFQAEGAWQAKVGSTLAFNAGYEMSSTPPHLWVDLENRTVRWCSSGGAETVAF, encoded by the coding sequence ATGAAGCTCCTTATCACCGCGGACCTGCACTACAATCTGAAGCAGTTCGACTGGCTGCTCCGGCAGGTGGCAGAGGTGGACGCCATGGTCCTGGCGGGTGATTTCCTGGACATCGGATCGTATGTCACTGTGGATGTGCAGAGTCAGGTGGTGGAGAAATATCTCACCCGACTGGTACGAGACACCCGGGTGATGGTGTCTTCAGGCAACCACGATGTGGACCAGCCCGAAGAAGGGGCCGCATATGCGGCCGCCTGGATGCAGGACTTGCGCGACTCGGGGATTGAGGTGGACGGCGACTGCGTGGAAATGGGGGATGTGACGGTCAGCATCTGTCCATGGACAATGCATCCTGACCAGCGTGCGGCGGCTCTATCTGGCCTGCGGGCTGCGGGTGCGAAACGACTAGGCACCTGGATATGGGTTCACCATGCTCCGCCAGATCACACGCCCCTGAGTTGGACGGGCAAGGTGCATTTCGGGTCTCCTGAGCTACAGGAATGGATTGAGGAGCTTAAACCGGATCTGGTCTTCAGCGGCCATGTCCACCAAGCGCCTTTCCAGGCGGAGGGCGCATGGCAGGCGAAGGTGGGGTCGACTCTGGCCTTCAATGCGGGGTACGAGATGTCCTCCACGCCGCCGCATCTTTGGGTGGATCTGGAGAACCGGACGGTGCGCTGGTGCAGCAGCGGCGGGGCGGAGACGGTGGCGTTTTAA
- a CDS encoding GldG family protein has product MKSKTTLSALVLLLVIAIVVVVNILVSGLGFLNFRMDLTEKGIFTLSDGTRRIVEGLNPDKPVAIRFYATSDSRLMPQWGQTYGNTVRDLLLEITKASGGKITLENIDPRPNTEEEDKAVADDIQGYTVNEEGDKAYFGLAIQSLDKKEIIPTLTPAEEGTLEYQIARALSQVTRTKRSVIGVMSPMPISGPAFNFPPGMQQNQQRPWIAIQQLRLDYDVREVPMSSEAVDSDINILLVIHPADISPRAEFAIDQFLLKGGKVIAFVDPHCLVSRAYNNPGQMGRAPTTFVSPNSDLPTLFKEWGVGYDKNLVVADMTFRTANNRRAVPTFLSIPKEGINDKEPMTEPLQLIQMFSAGSFNVAAKGNVTATTLVHSSEKSQLIDTTDAEKAMREDLKNFQASGKSQVMGVRLTGRFKTAFPDGQPKATAPAAEGPGGIPGMPGGFPGGLPPGMLPGGTGGENDKPAGAPAGEKKEEAKPSLKESANNDGVVFLFSDVDMEFDEFVVERDPMGGASMRMSNSNLPLLLNTVELLSGGADLIAVRSRSSANRPFTKLQELNANIEEQYRPRMQKIEQDLNDVVQEIAKGGGVKATQGLIMLNPNEAQAKQLQDKQVELMAKRRELIKEQTRMKDRREFLITLLNMAAVPLLIIAVGVTIAARRRSLQAAH; this is encoded by the coding sequence ATGAAATCGAAAACTACTCTCAGCGCCCTCGTGTTGCTGCTTGTGATCGCCATCGTTGTGGTGGTGAACATCCTTGTCAGTGGCCTTGGCTTCCTCAACTTCCGCATGGATCTCACGGAGAAGGGGATCTTCACGCTCTCAGACGGCACCCGCCGTATTGTTGAGGGCTTGAACCCGGACAAGCCGGTTGCCATCCGCTTCTACGCCACTTCAGACAGCCGGCTGATGCCCCAGTGGGGACAGACCTACGGGAACACCGTGCGTGACCTGCTGCTGGAAATCACCAAGGCCAGCGGCGGCAAGATCACCCTGGAAAACATCGACCCGCGTCCCAACACGGAGGAGGAAGACAAGGCGGTGGCAGATGACATTCAGGGCTACACTGTGAACGAAGAAGGCGACAAGGCCTACTTCGGCCTCGCCATCCAGTCGCTCGATAAAAAGGAGATCATCCCAACGCTGACACCTGCGGAAGAGGGCACTCTGGAGTATCAAATCGCACGGGCGCTCTCCCAGGTCACACGCACCAAGCGCAGTGTGATCGGCGTGATGAGCCCGATGCCCATTTCTGGACCGGCCTTCAACTTCCCGCCAGGGATGCAGCAGAACCAGCAACGCCCCTGGATTGCGATCCAGCAACTGCGCCTGGACTACGATGTGCGTGAAGTGCCGATGTCCAGCGAAGCAGTGGACTCCGACATCAACATCCTTCTGGTGATCCATCCTGCGGACATCTCGCCACGTGCAGAATTCGCCATCGACCAGTTCCTGCTCAAGGGTGGGAAGGTGATCGCCTTTGTGGATCCGCACTGCCTGGTGAGCCGGGCCTACAACAACCCCGGACAGATGGGCCGCGCACCCACGACGTTTGTTTCTCCGAACTCCGATTTGCCGACGCTCTTCAAGGAATGGGGCGTGGGTTACGACAAGAACCTTGTCGTGGCTGACATGACCTTCCGTACGGCCAACAATCGCCGGGCGGTCCCGACCTTCCTGAGCATTCCCAAAGAGGGGATCAATGACAAGGAGCCGATGACGGAGCCCTTGCAGCTCATCCAGATGTTCTCCGCAGGGTCCTTCAATGTGGCGGCCAAGGGCAACGTGACTGCCACGACTCTGGTGCATTCATCTGAGAAATCCCAGCTGATCGACACCACCGACGCTGAGAAGGCGATGCGTGAAGACTTGAAGAACTTCCAGGCCAGCGGCAAATCCCAGGTCATGGGCGTGCGGCTGACTGGCCGGTTCAAGACGGCGTTCCCTGATGGGCAGCCGAAAGCGACCGCACCGGCCGCCGAAGGTCCGGGTGGGATTCCCGGCATGCCCGGTGGTTTCCCCGGCGGATTGCCCCCGGGCATGCTGCCTGGCGGTACAGGTGGTGAAAATGACAAGCCCGCAGGGGCACCTGCCGGTGAAAAGAAGGAGGAGGCCAAGCCTTCTCTCAAAGAGTCTGCCAACAATGATGGCGTCGTGTTCCTCTTCAGCGATGTGGACATGGAGTTCGATGAGTTCGTCGTCGAGCGTGACCCGATGGGCGGCGCTTCCATGCGAATGAGCAACTCGAACCTGCCCCTGTTGCTCAACACCGTTGAACTGCTCTCCGGTGGTGCTGATCTTATCGCCGTCCGCAGCCGTTCCTCCGCGAACCGCCCCTTCACCAAGCTTCAGGAACTGAACGCCAACATTGAGGAGCAGTATCGTCCTCGGATGCAGAAGATCGAGCAGGACCTCAATGACGTGGTGCAGGAGATCGCCAAGGGCGGCGGCGTGAAAGCGACGCAGGGCCTGATCATGCTGAACCCCAACGAAGCCCAGGCAAAACAGCTTCAGGACAAGCAGGTGGAGCTCATGGCGAAAAGACGTGAGCTCATCAAGGAGCAGACTCGCATGAAAGATCGTCGCGAGTTTCTGATCACCTTGCTCAACATGGCAGCGGTTCCGCTGCTGATCATCGCCGTCGGAGTCACCATCGCCGCCCGCCGTCGCTCCCTGCAGGCCGCTCACTAA
- a CDS encoding threonine aldolase family protein, protein MIVPGCQFASDNTAGICPEAWEALQEANEGHQPSYGDDHLTREACDAFRELFETDCDVYFVFTGTAANSLSLASLCQSYHSVIAHQVAHVETDECGAPEFFSNGSKILLAQGEMGKCHPADVSRLITHRQDLHYPKARALSVSQSTEFGTVYRPEELKELWGVTRSKGVAIHMDGARFSNAVASLSCSPADITWRAGVDVLCFGGTKNGMAMTEAVVFFDKNLSRDFAWRCKQAGQLASKMRFISAQWRRLIKGGAWLKYGRQANDHARTLAEGLRQIEGIELLHPVEANAVFAKLPEAVDQKLKKAGWKYYSFIGGGARFMCSWKTTSAEVEAVLRDAS, encoded by the coding sequence ATGATCGTACCAGGATGCCAGTTTGCGAGTGACAACACCGCAGGAATTTGTCCCGAGGCTTGGGAGGCGCTCCAAGAGGCCAATGAGGGGCATCAACCCTCCTATGGGGACGATCACCTGACCCGGGAGGCCTGCGATGCTTTCCGTGAACTGTTTGAGACCGATTGTGACGTGTACTTTGTCTTCACTGGCACGGCCGCCAACTCGCTCTCCCTGGCGTCTCTTTGCCAGAGCTATCACAGTGTGATCGCCCACCAGGTGGCACACGTGGAGACGGATGAGTGCGGGGCTCCAGAGTTCTTCTCCAACGGCTCCAAAATCCTCCTGGCCCAGGGGGAGATGGGGAAGTGTCATCCTGCTGATGTGTCCCGGCTTATCACCCACCGGCAGGATCTGCACTATCCCAAGGCGAGGGCCCTGAGCGTCAGCCAGAGCACAGAGTTTGGCACGGTTTACCGGCCTGAGGAGTTGAAGGAATTATGGGGCGTGACCCGGAGCAAGGGAGTGGCCATTCACATGGATGGAGCGCGGTTTTCGAATGCCGTGGCGTCTCTGAGCTGCTCTCCCGCGGACATCACCTGGCGCGCGGGGGTGGACGTGTTGTGCTTTGGCGGTACGAAAAATGGCATGGCAATGACCGAGGCGGTGGTCTTCTTCGACAAAAATCTGAGCCGCGACTTCGCCTGGCGCTGCAAGCAGGCGGGGCAGTTGGCCAGCAAGATGAGATTCATTTCTGCCCAATGGCGGCGCCTGATCAAAGGCGGTGCTTGGTTGAAGTATGGCCGCCAGGCGAATGACCACGCCCGGACTCTGGCTGAAGGACTCCGTCAAATTGAAGGAATAGAGCTTCTCCATCCGGTGGAGGCGAATGCCGTCTTCGCTAAATTGCCGGAGGCGGTGGATCAAAAGCTCAAGAAGGCTGGATGGAAGTACTACAGCTTCATCGGTGGCGGAGCGAGATTCATGTGCTCGTGGAAGACAACCTCGGCAGAGGTCGAGGCAGTTTTGCGGGATGCGTCCTGA
- a CDS encoding ABC transporter ATP-binding protein, whose amino-acid sequence MIQVKDLRKVFGPKVAVDGITFNVEKGEVLGFLGPNGAGKSTTMRMVTGYFQPTAGTISVGGVDMLEKPEIAKRALGYLPENAPLYSDMSVVGFLGFCAEMRGLYGSARSKAIDKALETCFLEPVRNQSVDTLSKGYRHRTCLAQSIIHDPEVLILDEPTDGLDPNQKHEVRNLIKRMGQNKAIVFSTHILEEVEAVCSRAIIIDHGKVVADGTPDSLKTRAPGADAVRVTVRGFAGSGVRAELEKLAGVDKVEAAVMDELGFSGRVFPSRKAKPEDLVREIGTLLAAKSWRVEELHREEGRLDEVFRTITRSDTAS is encoded by the coding sequence ATGATCCAGGTAAAAGACCTCCGCAAAGTGTTCGGTCCGAAGGTGGCCGTCGATGGAATCACCTTCAACGTGGAAAAAGGCGAGGTGCTCGGCTTTCTCGGGCCAAACGGTGCCGGCAAGTCCACGACGATGCGTATGGTGACGGGCTACTTTCAGCCGACGGCTGGAACGATCAGCGTGGGTGGCGTTGACATGCTTGAGAAACCCGAGATCGCCAAGAGGGCCCTCGGGTACCTTCCGGAGAACGCACCCCTGTATTCGGACATGAGCGTGGTCGGCTTCCTCGGTTTCTGCGCGGAGATGCGCGGGCTGTATGGTTCCGCCCGCTCCAAGGCGATCGACAAAGCCCTGGAGACCTGCTTCCTGGAGCCGGTGCGCAATCAGAGCGTGGATACGCTGTCGAAGGGTTACCGTCACCGCACCTGCCTCGCCCAGAGCATCATCCATGATCCGGAAGTGCTGATTCTCGACGAGCCCACGGACGGCCTGGATCCCAACCAGAAGCATGAAGTGCGCAATCTGATCAAGCGCATGGGCCAGAACAAGGCGATCGTCTTCTCCACGCACATTCTTGAAGAGGTGGAAGCGGTCTGCTCCCGCGCCATCATCATTGACCACGGCAAGGTGGTGGCAGACGGCACACCGGATTCCCTGAAAACCCGTGCGCCTGGCGCGGATGCCGTTCGGGTCACGGTGCGGGGCTTCGCGGGATCGGGCGTGCGTGCCGAGCTGGAGAAACTCGCCGGGGTGGACAAGGTGGAGGCGGCGGTGATGGATGAACTTGGTTTTTCCGGCCGGGTGTTTCCCTCCCGCAAGGCCAAGCCAGAGGACCTGGTACGCGAGATCGGCACGCTGCTGGCTGCTAAGTCCTGGAGGGTAGAGGAGCTGCACCGTGAGGAAGGTCGTCTGGACGAGGTGTTCCGTACCATCACACGCTCCGACACGGCCTCCTGA